From the Caballeronia sp. NK8 genome, one window contains:
- a CDS encoding DUF3300 domain-containing protein, with the protein MPFAALHPAPAQAQTQSAAKLNNEQLDALTAPVALYPDALLAQVLMATTYPSDVTAAAEWSKANPNIKGDDAVKAVQSEPWDPSVQSLVAFPQALATMASKIDWVTQLGNAFIAQPSDVMDSVQRLRRAAQSAGNLKTTEQQKVTSAPAPAGSTTASTTVIQIEPANPQVVYVPTYNPTVVYGTWPYPAYPPVYVPPPPGYAMASAFVGGLAFGAGVAVANSLWGGCDWNRGDVNVNVNRYNNVNVNNRISSNTNNMRWNRNDPQFNRTNVANRQNTLNNANRGANANQFRGREDARAQAAQTLQKRTGQNLNESASQRVQGIRQGGGEKALNNSDLRQRSQNVNRDNALRGAGDGNGARQDMQRGQASRQSFANQSHERVGGGGGGVQRQGGGGGGGGFGGGGGGIQHQGGFGGGGGGGHRGGGGGGGFHRR; encoded by the coding sequence ATGCCGTTCGCGGCGCTCCATCCCGCCCCGGCTCAGGCGCAAACGCAGAGCGCCGCGAAGCTCAACAACGAGCAGCTCGACGCGCTGACCGCACCGGTCGCGCTCTATCCCGACGCGCTGCTCGCCCAGGTGCTGATGGCAACGACGTATCCGTCGGACGTCACCGCGGCGGCCGAGTGGTCGAAGGCGAATCCGAACATCAAGGGCGACGACGCGGTGAAAGCCGTGCAGTCCGAACCGTGGGACCCGAGCGTGCAATCGCTCGTCGCGTTCCCGCAGGCGCTCGCGACGATGGCCTCCAAGATCGACTGGGTGACGCAGCTCGGCAATGCCTTCATCGCGCAACCGAGCGACGTGATGGACTCCGTCCAGCGTCTGCGGCGCGCGGCGCAAAGCGCGGGCAACCTCAAGACGACCGAGCAGCAGAAGGTCACGAGCGCGCCGGCGCCGGCGGGCAGCACGACCGCGAGCACCACGGTGATCCAGATCGAGCCGGCCAACCCGCAAGTGGTCTACGTGCCGACGTACAACCCCACGGTCGTCTACGGCACGTGGCCGTATCCGGCCTATCCGCCGGTCTATGTGCCGCCGCCTCCGGGCTATGCAATGGCATCGGCGTTCGTCGGCGGTCTCGCGTTCGGCGCGGGCGTCGCGGTCGCGAACTCGCTGTGGGGCGGTTGCGACTGGAATCGCGGCGACGTGAACGTCAACGTGAACCGCTACAACAACGTCAACGTGAACAACCGCATCAGTTCGAACACGAACAACATGCGCTGGAATCGCAACGATCCGCAGTTCAACCGGACCAACGTCGCGAACCGGCAGAACACGCTCAACAACGCGAATCGCGGCGCCAACGCCAACCAGTTTCGCGGCCGTGAGGATGCGCGCGCGCAAGCCGCGCAGACGTTGCAAAAACGCACGGGACAGAATCTCAACGAGTCGGCGAGCCAGCGCGTGCAGGGCATTCGTCAGGGCGGCGGCGAGAAAGCGCTCAACAACAGCGATCTGCGTCAGCGCTCGCAAAACGTGAATCGCGATAACGCACTGCGCGGCGCGGGCGATGGCAACGGCGCGCGTCAGGACATGCAGCGCGGACAGGCAAGCCGGCAGTCGTTCGCCAATCAGTCGCACGAGCGCGTCGGCGGGGGCGGCGGGGGCGTGCAGCGTCAAGGTGGCGGCGGCGGGGGTGGCGGATTCGGCGGCGGTGGCGGCGGAATTCAGCATCAGGGCGGTTTCGGCGGGGGTGGCGGCGGCGGTCATCGCGGCGGCGGAGGCGGCGGCGGATTCCACCGCCGTTGA
- the fixJ gene encoding oxygen response regulator transcription factor FixJ, translating into MSTVTTQETVFVVDDDEAVRDSLRWLLEANGYRVQCFSSAESFLDVYLPISHSGAISCLILDVRMAGMTGLELQEKLIAENSLLPIIFVTGHGDVPMAVSTMKKGAMDFIEKPFDEAELRKLVERMLEKARSESSSVQQQRAAAERLGKLTAREHQVLERIIAGRLNKQIADDLGISIKTVEAHRANIMEKLSVNTVADLLRLALSNKPQQ; encoded by the coding sequence ATGAGCACAGTCACCACTCAGGAAACCGTCTTCGTCGTCGACGATGACGAAGCCGTGCGTGATTCCTTGCGCTGGCTGCTCGAAGCAAACGGCTATCGCGTTCAGTGTTTCTCCAGCGCGGAATCGTTCCTCGACGTCTATCTGCCGATCTCCCATTCCGGGGCGATCTCCTGTCTGATTCTCGATGTGCGCATGGCCGGCATGACGGGGCTCGAATTGCAGGAGAAACTCATCGCCGAGAATTCGCTGCTGCCGATCATCTTCGTGACCGGTCACGGCGACGTGCCGATGGCCGTCTCGACGATGAAAAAAGGTGCGATGGACTTCATCGAGAAACCCTTCGACGAAGCCGAGCTGCGCAAGCTCGTGGAACGCATGCTGGAAAAGGCGCGCAGCGAGAGCAGCAGCGTGCAGCAACAGCGCGCCGCCGCCGAGCGTCTGGGCAAGCTGACCGCGCGCGAGCATCAGGTGCTCGAGCGCATCATCGCGGGCCGCCTGAACAAGCAGATCGCCGACGACCTCGGCATCAGCATCAAGACGGTGGAAGCGCATCGCGCGAACATCATGGAGAAGCTCTCGGTCAATACCGTCGCCGATCTGCTGCGTCTCGCGCTGTCGAACAAGCCGCAGCAGTAA
- the fixL gene encoding oxygen sensor histidine kinase FixL, with amino-acid sequence MLTERLIKRSARLARKPTDASPSRWHHGPWWSNSYLLTPLISILVFLVVMSLILWSLNRREQQQQEDTLYRNVAWAQQQIRLSMTGAQEQIQALARDIATGHGDPQNFQNSSTDIMQGHPEILYMNWYTSEHKPRWPNTPLPVLGSRLAKPNETQMDEAVQAAFDEARTSRRQVYSPLLYDDLGNGYITLQTPVFRDREFLGSIAAVFSIEGVLKHDIPSELSAKYKISITDLNNRELATTSSRPRLPRDMFYDLPLDPPGQGLSVRVYSYPQLTNFTNNTLVWLVAGLSCFVLWSLWSLWKHTRQRFEAQQALYAEAFFRRAMENSVLIGMRVLDMHGRITHVNPAFCRMTGWDESDLVGKNAPFPYWPRDAYPEMQRQLDMTLRGKAPSSGFELRVRRKDGSFFHARLYVSPLIDSSGRQTGWMSSMTDITEPKRAREELAAAHERFTTVLESLDAAVSVLAADEAELLFANRYYRHLFGIRPDGHLELAGAAFDGGSQSSSDTIDMVDTYAGLPATALTESSADAQEVYVDGIQKWFEVRRQYIQWVDGHLAQMQIATDITQRKQAQELAHQQEEKLQFTSRLMTMGEMASSLAHELNQPLAAINNYCSGCVALVKSGRMTQETLLPVLEKTAQQAVRAGMIIKRIREFVKRSEPKRQAARVADIVADAVGLAEIEARKRKIRIVTEIRSRMPVIYVDPVLIEQVLVNLLKNAAEAMHDAKPNAVDPVIRVVVQRMDGGVVCISVVDQGPGVDEATAERLFEPFYSTKSDGMGMGLNICRSIIESHRGRLWVVNNVEADGHVTGATFHCSLPIGEVEGSSGTGGTDAQDEHTRQQTVTGEL; translated from the coding sequence ATGTTGACCGAACGGCTGATCAAACGCTCGGCAAGGCTCGCGCGCAAGCCGACAGACGCCTCGCCCTCCCGCTGGCACCACGGACCGTGGTGGTCGAACTCCTATTTACTCACGCCGCTCATTTCGATTCTGGTATTTCTGGTCGTGATGAGTCTGATTCTCTGGAGTCTGAACCGGCGCGAGCAACAGCAGCAGGAAGACACGCTTTATCGCAATGTGGCGTGGGCACAGCAGCAAATCCGTCTGTCGATGACCGGCGCGCAGGAGCAGATTCAGGCGCTCGCCCGCGACATCGCGACCGGCCACGGCGACCCGCAAAACTTCCAGAACTCGTCCACCGACATCATGCAGGGGCATCCCGAGATCCTCTACATGAACTGGTACACGAGCGAGCATAAGCCCCGCTGGCCCAACACACCGCTGCCGGTGCTCGGTTCGCGTCTCGCCAAGCCCAACGAAACGCAAATGGACGAAGCCGTACAGGCTGCGTTCGACGAGGCGCGCACCTCCCGCCGCCAAGTCTACTCGCCGTTGCTCTACGATGACCTCGGCAATGGCTATATCACGCTGCAGACGCCGGTTTTCCGCGACCGCGAGTTCCTCGGCTCGATCGCCGCGGTGTTTTCGATCGAAGGCGTGCTGAAGCACGACATTCCCAGCGAACTGTCGGCGAAGTACAAGATTTCCATCACGGATCTGAACAACCGCGAGCTCGCGACCACGTCGAGCCGTCCGCGTCTGCCGCGCGACATGTTCTACGACCTGCCGCTCGATCCGCCGGGGCAAGGTTTGTCCGTGCGCGTGTATTCGTATCCGCAGCTCACGAATTTCACCAACAACACGCTCGTGTGGCTCGTCGCCGGCTTGTCCTGCTTCGTGCTGTGGAGTCTGTGGAGCCTGTGGAAGCACACGCGCCAGCGCTTCGAGGCGCAGCAGGCGCTCTATGCCGAAGCCTTCTTTCGCCGCGCGATGGAAAACTCGGTGCTGATCGGCATGCGCGTGCTCGACATGCACGGCCGCATCACGCACGTGAACCCGGCGTTCTGCCGCATGACCGGCTGGGACGAAAGCGATCTCGTCGGCAAGAACGCGCCGTTCCCGTACTGGCCGCGCGACGCGTATCCGGAGATGCAGCGCCAGCTCGACATGACCCTGCGTGGCAAGGCGCCCTCTTCCGGTTTCGAATTGCGCGTGCGCCGCAAGGACGGCTCGTTCTTCCACGCGCGGCTCTATGTCTCGCCGCTGATCGACAGCTCCGGCCGGCAGACCGGCTGGATGTCGTCGATGACGGACATCACCGAGCCCAAGCGCGCGCGCGAAGAACTCGCCGCCGCGCACGAGCGCTTCACCACCGTGCTCGAAAGCCTCGACGCGGCCGTCTCCGTGCTCGCCGCCGACGAAGCCGAGCTGCTGTTCGCGAACCGCTATTACCGGCATCTGTTCGGCATCCGTCCGGACGGGCATCTGGAACTCGCGGGCGCCGCGTTCGACGGAGGTTCGCAAAGCTCGTCCGACACCATCGACATGGTCGATACCTACGCGGGCCTGCCCGCCACCGCGCTCACCGAAAGCTCCGCGGACGCGCAGGAAGTCTACGTCGACGGCATCCAGAAGTGGTTCGAGGTGCGCCGCCAGTACATCCAGTGGGTGGACGGCCATCTCGCGCAGATGCAGATCGCGACCGACATCACGCAGCGCAAGCAGGCGCAGGAACTCGCGCATCAGCAGGAAGAAAAGCTGCAGTTCACGAGCCGCCTGATGACGATGGGCGAGATGGCGTCGTCGCTCGCGCACGAGCTGAATCAGCCGCTCGCCGCGATCAACAACTACTGCTCGGGCTGCGTCGCGCTGGTGAAGTCCGGGCGCATGACGCAGGAAACGCTGCTGCCCGTGCTGGAAAAGACCGCGCAACAGGCCGTGCGCGCGGGCATGATCATCAAGCGCATCCGCGAGTTCGTGAAGCGCAGCGAGCCGAAACGCCAGGCCGCGCGCGTCGCCGATATCGTCGCGGACGCGGTCGGTCTCGCCGAGATCGAGGCGCGCAAACGCAAGATCCGCATCGTCACCGAAATCCGCTCGCGGATGCCCGTGATCTACGTCGACCCGGTTTTGATCGAACAAGTGTTGGTCAACCTGTTGAAAAACGCGGCCGAAGCGATGCATGATGCGAAACCAAACGCCGTCGATCCGGTGATACGCGTAGTCGTCCAGCGCATGGATGGCGGCGTCGTGTGCATCAGCGTGGTCGATCAGGGTCCGGGCGTGGACGAAGCGACCGCCGAACGCCTCTTCGAACCGTTCTACAGCACCAAGTCCGATGGCATGGGCATGGGGCTGAACATCTGCCGCTCGATCATCGAGTCGCATCGCGGACGCCTTTGGGTGGTCAACAACGTCGAAGCGGACGGCCACGTGACCGGCGCGACCTTCCACTGCAGCCTGCCGATCGGCGAAGTGGAAGGTTCGTCGGGCACGGGCGGCACGGATGCGCAGGACGAACATACGAGACAACAAACAGTTACGGGAGAACTATGA
- the aceE gene encoding pyruvate dehydrogenase (acetyl-transferring), homodimeric type, which produces MSAVPDEVLKYVANAKDDDPQETAEWLDALDGVISAVGPDRAHYLIEKQIEFARVHGEHLPFSANTPYINTIPVAGQAKIPGDQDIEHRIRSYTRWNAIAMVLRAGKDTNVGGHIASFASAATLYDVGFNHFWHAPSKEHGGDLVFVQGHSSPGVYSRAFLLGRLTEKQLNNFRQEVGGEGISSYPHPWLMPDFWQFPTVSMGLGPIMAIYQARFMKYMAARGMAKTEGRKVWAFLGDGETDEPESLGAIGMAGRERLDNLVFVINCNLQRLDGPVRGNGKIIQELESEFRGAGWNVIKVIWGSRWDALFARDKTGALMRRMMEVVDGEYQTYKSESGAFVREHFFNTPELKALVADWSDDDIWNLNRGGHDPHKIYAAFDAATKTKGAPTVILAKTIKGYGMGEHGQAMNITHQQKKLPIDTLKKFRDQFRLPLTDEQIADVPYLTFEEGSKELEYMRQKRMDLGGYLPTRREKAESLPVPALAAFEPLLKGTGEGREISTTMAFVRILNILLKDKALGKRIVPIVPDESRTFGMEGLFRQIGIWNQEGQKYIPEDSDQLMFYKESTTGQILQEGINEAGGMCDWIAAATSYSTHGEIMIPFYIFYSMFGFQRIGDLAWAAGDMRSRGFLLGGTAGRTTLNGEGLQHEDGHSLLWAASVPNCVSYDPTFGYELAVIMQDGLRRMVAEQEDVYYYITVMNENYEHPAIPQGDAVASDIIKGMYAFKKAEAPAKAHVQLMGAGTIFNEVIAAADLLKNDWGVSADLWSVPSFTELARDGQACERWNLLHPTEEKRVPHVSALLKGAKGPVIASTDYIRALVDQIRGHVPNKFVVLGTDGYGRSDTREALRHFFEVDRYWVTLAALNALADEGTIERKVVAEAIKKYNLDPSKPNPMTV; this is translated from the coding sequence ATGTCCGCTGTACCCGACGAAGTTCTCAAATATGTCGCCAACGCAAAGGACGACGATCCTCAAGAAACCGCCGAGTGGCTGGACGCGCTCGATGGCGTGATTTCCGCGGTCGGTCCTGATCGCGCGCACTACCTGATCGAGAAACAGATCGAATTCGCTCGCGTGCATGGCGAGCACCTGCCGTTCTCGGCGAACACGCCGTACATCAACACGATCCCCGTCGCTGGCCAGGCGAAGATTCCGGGCGATCAGGACATCGAACACCGCATCCGCTCGTACACCCGCTGGAACGCCATCGCGATGGTGCTGCGCGCAGGCAAGGACACGAACGTCGGCGGCCACATTGCATCGTTCGCATCGGCCGCGACCCTCTATGACGTCGGCTTCAACCACTTCTGGCATGCGCCGTCGAAAGAACACGGCGGCGATCTCGTGTTCGTGCAGGGCCACTCGTCGCCGGGCGTGTACTCGCGCGCGTTCCTGCTGGGCCGCCTGACCGAAAAGCAGCTGAACAACTTCCGCCAGGAAGTGGGCGGCGAGGGCATCTCGTCGTATCCGCACCCGTGGCTGATGCCGGATTTCTGGCAATTCCCGACCGTGTCGATGGGCCTCGGCCCGATCATGGCGATCTATCAGGCGCGCTTCATGAAGTACATGGCGGCGCGCGGCATGGCCAAGACCGAAGGCCGCAAGGTCTGGGCGTTCCTCGGCGACGGCGAGACGGACGAGCCGGAATCGCTCGGCGCGATCGGCATGGCCGGCCGCGAGCGTCTGGACAACCTCGTGTTCGTCATCAACTGCAATCTGCAGCGTCTTGACGGTCCGGTACGCGGCAACGGCAAGATCATCCAGGAACTCGAAAGCGAATTCCGCGGCGCGGGCTGGAACGTCATCAAGGTCATCTGGGGTAGCCGCTGGGACGCGCTTTTCGCGCGCGACAAGACCGGCGCGCTGATGCGCCGCATGATGGAAGTCGTCGACGGCGAATACCAGACGTACAAGTCGGAATCGGGCGCGTTCGTGCGGGAGCACTTCTTCAACACGCCGGAGCTCAAGGCGCTGGTTGCAGACTGGTCCGATGACGACATCTGGAATCTGAATCGCGGCGGCCACGATCCGCACAAGATCTACGCCGCGTTCGACGCAGCGACCAAGACGAAGGGCGCGCCGACCGTCATCCTCGCCAAGACCATCAAGGGTTATGGCATGGGCGAGCACGGCCAGGCGATGAACATCACGCACCAGCAGAAGAAGCTGCCGATCGACACGCTGAAGAAATTCCGCGATCAGTTCCGTCTGCCGCTCACCGACGAGCAAATCGCCGACGTGCCGTACCTCACGTTCGAGGAAGGCTCGAAGGAACTCGAGTACATGCGTCAGAAGCGCATGGACCTGGGCGGCTATCTGCCGACGCGTCGCGAGAAGGCGGAGTCGCTGCCGGTGCCGGCGCTCGCCGCATTCGAGCCGCTGCTCAAGGGCACGGGCGAAGGCCGCGAGATCTCCACGACGATGGCGTTCGTGCGGATCCTGAATATCCTGCTGAAGGACAAGGCACTCGGCAAGCGCATCGTGCCGATCGTGCCGGACGAGTCGCGTACCTTCGGCATGGAAGGTCTGTTCCGCCAGATCGGCATCTGGAATCAGGAAGGCCAGAAGTACATTCCGGAAGACTCCGACCAGCTGATGTTCTACAAGGAATCGACGACGGGTCAGATTCTGCAGGAAGGCATCAACGAAGCGGGTGGCATGTGTGACTGGATCGCGGCCGCGACGTCGTACTCGACGCACGGCGAGATCATGATCCCGTTCTACATCTTCTACTCGATGTTCGGCTTCCAGCGCATCGGCGATCTGGCATGGGCGGCGGGCGACATGCGCTCGCGCGGCTTCCTGCTGGGCGGCACCGCGGGCCGCACGACGCTCAACGGCGAAGGCCTGCAGCACGAAGACGGCCACTCGCTCTTGTGGGCGGCTTCGGTTCCGAACTGCGTGAGCTACGACCCGACCTTCGGTTACGAACTCGCTGTCATCATGCAGGACGGCCTGCGCCGCATGGTCGCGGAGCAGGAAGACGTGTACTACTACATCACGGTGATGAACGAGAACTACGAGCATCCGGCGATCCCGCAAGGCGATGCCGTGGCCTCGGACATCATCAAGGGCATGTACGCGTTCAAGAAGGCCGAGGCTCCGGCCAAGGCGCACGTCCAGCTGATGGGCGCGGGCACGATCTTCAACGAAGTGATCGCCGCCGCCGACCTGCTGAAGAACGACTGGGGCGTCAGCGCCGATCTCTGGAGCGTGCCGAGCTTCACCGAACTGGCCCGCGACGGTCAGGCGTGCGAGCGCTGGAACCTGCTGCATCCGACCGAAGAGAAGCGCGTGCCGCACGTGAGCGCGCTGCTCAAGGGCGCGAAGGGCCCGGTGATCGCATCGACGGACTACATCCGTGCGCTGGTCGACCAGATCCGCGGCCATGTGCCGAACAAGTTCGTGGTGCTCGGCACCGACGGCTACGGCCGCTCGGATACGCGCGAGGCGCTGCGCCACTTCTTCGAAGTCGACCGCTACTGGGTGACGCTGGCCGCGCTGAATGCGCTGGCCGACGAAGGCACGATCGAGCGCAAGGTCGTCGCTGAGGCGATCAAGAAGTACAACCTCGACCCGTCCAAACCCAACCCGATGACCGTCTAA
- the aceF gene encoding dihydrolipoyllysine-residue acetyltransferase has product MSQAIEVKVPDIGDYKDVPVIEVLVKVGDTVEPEQSLVTLESDKATMDVPSSAAGVVKEIKVKVGDNVSEGTLIVVLEGGASAEAPKQAAAPAPAAAPAAAAAPAASGGGSVEVKVPDIGDFKDIPVIEIGVKVGDKVEKEQSLVTLESDKATMDVPSPASGTVKELKVKVGDTVSEGTLILVLEGGDGAAAPAAAAAPAPAKPVEVPSDAPAKPVPAKEPPSALAQAPVIPAGDGTRTSSHASPSVRKFARDLGVDVSRVSGTGPKGRITQEDITAFVKGVMTGQGKAPAAAAPAGGGGGELGLLPWPKIDFTKFGPVDPKPLSRIKKISGANLHRNWVMIPHVTNNDEADITELEELRVKLNKEHEKAGVKFTMLAFVIKAVVSALKKFPDFNASLDGDNLVFKKYYHIGFAADTPNGLVVPVIRDADKKGLVDIAKEMAELSKLARDGKLKPDQMQGGCFSISSLGGIGGTHFTPIINAPEVAILGLSRGYQKPVWDGKQFVPRLTLPMSLSYDHRVIDGAAAARFNAYLSAILGDFRRVIL; this is encoded by the coding sequence ATGAGTCAAGCGATCGAAGTCAAAGTGCCGGACATCGGCGATTACAAGGACGTCCCCGTGATCGAGGTACTGGTCAAGGTGGGCGATACCGTGGAGCCCGAGCAGTCGCTCGTCACCCTCGAATCGGATAAAGCCACGATGGACGTGCCGAGCTCGGCAGCGGGCGTCGTGAAAGAAATCAAGGTCAAAGTGGGCGACAACGTGTCGGAAGGCACGCTGATCGTCGTGCTGGAAGGCGGCGCGTCCGCCGAAGCACCGAAGCAGGCCGCCGCGCCTGCTCCGGCAGCCGCGCCGGCTGCCGCTGCCGCGCCCGCGGCGAGCGGCGGCGGATCCGTCGAAGTGAAGGTGCCGGACATCGGCGACTTCAAGGACATTCCGGTCATCGAGATCGGCGTGAAGGTCGGCGACAAGGTCGAGAAGGAGCAGTCGCTCGTCACGCTCGAATCCGACAAGGCGACGATGGACGTGCCGAGCCCCGCGTCGGGCACGGTGAAGGAACTGAAGGTCAAGGTCGGCGACACGGTGTCCGAAGGCACGCTGATCCTCGTGCTGGAAGGCGGCGATGGCGCGGCAGCGCCCGCGGCGGCTGCCGCGCCCGCGCCTGCCAAGCCGGTCGAAGTGCCGTCGGATGCGCCCGCGAAACCGGTTCCCGCGAAAGAGCCGCCGTCCGCGCTCGCGCAGGCGCCCGTGATCCCGGCCGGCGACGGCACGCGCACGTCCAGCCACGCGTCGCCTTCGGTGCGCAAGTTCGCGCGCGATCTGGGCGTCGATGTCTCGCGTGTGAGCGGCACGGGTCCGAAGGGCCGCATCACGCAGGAAGACATCACCGCGTTCGTGAAGGGCGTGATGACAGGGCAGGGCAAGGCGCCTGCCGCGGCGGCGCCGGCGGGCGGCGGCGGTGGCGAGCTGGGTCTCTTGCCGTGGCCGAAGATCGACTTCACCAAGTTCGGCCCGGTCGATCCGAAGCCGCTGTCGCGCATCAAGAAGATCTCGGGCGCGAACCTGCATCGCAACTGGGTGATGATCCCGCACGTCACGAACAACGACGAAGCGGACATCACCGAGCTCGAAGAACTGCGCGTGAAGCTGAACAAGGAACACGAAAAGGCTGGCGTGAAGTTCACGATGCTCGCGTTCGTCATCAAGGCCGTGGTTTCCGCGCTCAAGAAGTTCCCGGACTTCAACGCGAGCCTGGACGGCGACAACCTCGTGTTCAAGAAGTACTACCACATCGGTTTCGCGGCCGATACGCCGAACGGCCTCGTCGTTCCGGTGATCCGCGACGCGGACAAAAAGGGCCTCGTCGATATCGCCAAGGAAATGGCGGAGCTGTCGAAGCTCGCGCGCGACGGCAAGCTCAAGCCCGATCAGATGCAGGGCGGCTGCTTCTCGATCTCGTCGCTGGGCGGCATCGGCGGGACGCACTTCACGCCGATCATCAACGCGCCCGAAGTCGCGATTCTCGGTCTGTCGCGCGGCTATCAGAAGCCCGTGTGGGACGGCAAGCAGTTCGTACCGCGCCTCACGCTGCCGATGTCGCTGTCGTACGACCATCGCGTCATCGACGGTGCGGCCGCTGCGCGCTTCAACGCTTATCTGTCGGCGATTCTGGGCGATTTCCGTCGCGTCATTCTCTGA
- the lpdA gene encoding dihydrolipoyl dehydrogenase, with protein sequence MQDVKVPDIGDFKDIPVIEVHVKPGDTVEKEQSLITLESDKATMDVPSPAAGTVKEVKVKVGDNVSEGTLVLTLEGGAAAPAAAPQKAAPAPAAAPTPAPQAGSYSGSADVECDMLVLGAGPGGYSAAFRSADLGMKTVLVERYSTLGGVCLNVGCIPSKALLHTALVIDEAAELAAHGISFGEPKVDLDKLRGFKEGVVKKLTGGLAGMAKARKVQVVTGVGNFVDPYHMEVNGPDGKKVVKFKQAIIAAGSQAVKLPFFPDDPRVVDSTGALELRQLPKRMLVVGGGIIGLEMATVYSTLGADIDVVEMLDGLMAGADRDLVKVWEKFNAKRFTNLMLKTKTTKAEAREDGIYVTFEGEKAPSEPQRYDLVLLAVGRSPNGGKIGADKAGVAVTDRGFIDVDKQMRTNVPHIFAIGDLVGQPMLAHKAVHEGHVAAEAAHGEKAYFDALQIPSVAYTDPEVAWAGKTEEQCKAEGIKFGKAVFPWAASGRAIANGRDEGFTKLIFDETTHRVIGGGIVGLNAGDLISEVCLAIEMGADATDIGKTIHPHPTLGESVGMAAELYEGVCTDLPPQRKK encoded by the coding sequence GTGCAGGACGTGAAGGTGCCGGACATCGGCGACTTCAAGGACATTCCGGTCATCGAAGTGCACGTGAAACCGGGCGATACGGTCGAGAAGGAGCAGTCGCTCATCACGCTCGAATCCGATAAGGCCACGATGGACGTGCCTTCGCCTGCTGCGGGCACGGTGAAGGAAGTGAAGGTGAAGGTCGGCGACAACGTGTCGGAAGGCACGCTGGTTCTGACGCTCGAAGGCGGCGCGGCGGCTCCCGCGGCGGCGCCTCAAAAAGCGGCGCCGGCACCTGCCGCCGCACCCACGCCTGCACCTCAGGCCGGCAGCTATTCCGGTTCGGCCGATGTCGAATGCGACATGCTCGTGCTCGGCGCGGGTCCCGGCGGCTATTCGGCGGCGTTCCGCTCCGCCGACCTCGGCATGAAGACCGTGCTGGTCGAGCGCTATTCGACGCTGGGCGGCGTGTGTCTGAACGTCGGCTGCATCCCGTCGAAGGCGTTGCTGCACACCGCGCTCGTCATCGACGAAGCGGCGGAACTCGCGGCGCACGGCATCAGCTTCGGCGAGCCGAAGGTCGATCTCGACAAGCTGCGCGGCTTCAAGGAAGGCGTCGTCAAGAAGCTGACCGGCGGTCTCGCGGGCATGGCGAAGGCGCGCAAGGTTCAGGTCGTGACGGGCGTCGGCAATTTCGTCGATCCGTATCACATGGAAGTGAACGGTCCGGACGGCAAGAAGGTCGTGAAGTTCAAGCAGGCGATCATCGCGGCCGGTTCGCAGGCGGTGAAGCTGCCGTTCTTCCCGGACGATCCGCGTGTTGTCGATTCGACCGGCGCGCTCGAACTGCGTCAGCTTCCGAAGCGCATGCTCGTGGTGGGCGGCGGCATCATCGGCCTGGAAATGGCGACGGTGTATTCGACGCTCGGCGCGGACATCGATGTCGTCGAAATGCTCGACGGCCTGATGGCCGGCGCGGACCGCGATCTCGTGAAAGTCTGGGAGAAGTTCAACGCCAAGCGCTTCACGAACCTGATGCTCAAGACCAAGACGACCAAGGCCGAGGCCAGGGAAGACGGCATCTACGTGACCTTCGAAGGCGAGAAGGCGCCGAGCGAACCGCAACGTTACGACCTCGTGCTGCTCGCGGTCGGCCGTAGCCCGAACGGCGGCAAGATCGGCGCGGACAAGGCGGGCGTGGCGGTGACGGATCGCGGCTTCATCGACGTCGACAAGCAGATGCGTACCAACGTGCCGCACATCTTCGCGATCGGCGATCTCGTCGGCCAGCCGATGCTCGCGCACAAGGCGGTGCATGAAGGCCACGTCGCGGCGGAAGCGGCGCACGGCGAGAAGGCGTATTTCGATGCGCTGCAGATTCCTTCGGTGGCTTACACCGATCCGGAAGTGGCGTGGGCCGGCAAGACGGAAGAACAGTGCAAGGCCGAAGGCATCAAGTTCGGCAAGGCGGTGTTCCCGTGGGCCGCATCGGGCCGCGCGATCGCCAATGGCCGCGATGAAGGCTTCACCAAGCTCATCTTCGATGAAACGACGCATCGCGTGATCGGCGGCGGCATCGTCGGTCTGAATGCGGGCGATCTGATCAGCGAAGTGTGTCTCGCGATCGAGATGGGCGCGGATGCGACCGACATCGGCAAGACGATCCACCCGCACCCGACGCTCGGCGAATCGGTCGGCATGGCTGCCGAGTTGTACGAGGGCGTGTGCACGGACTTGCCGCCGCAGCGCAAGAAGTAA